The genomic DNA CGGATGCCGCGCATGGGAAGGTCGTGCTCATCCTGGATCTCCCCGACGATCTCCTCGAGGATGTCCTCCAGCGTGACCAGACCCACCACGTCTCCGTATTCGTCCACCACCAAGCCCATGTGCTGGCGGCGGCGCTGGAACTGGATGAGCTGCTCCTGCAGGGGGGTGGTGTCGGGAATGAAGTAGGGCTCGCGCACCAGGGCGGAAATGGTTTCCCGCGAGGGCTCGCCGGTTTCCATGTCCTCCAGCTTCAGCAGGTCCTTACCGTGAATGACCCCCACGATATGGTCCGGATCCCGGCGGTAGACGGGGAACCGGGTGTGTGGAGAGGCGCGGAATTGGGCCAGGATGTCCCCCCAGTCCGCATCGATGTTGATGATGGTCATCTCGGTGCGGGGGACCATGACGTCCGCCACCGTCACCCGCGACAGCTCGAATATGTTGAGCAGCATCCGCTGGCGGCGCGCGGGTAGCAGGGCGCTTTCCTCGACGATGACCGTGCGCAGCTCCTCCTCGCTGAGGCTGGTCCGAACCGGCCCCTGGGTGAGCCGGAGAGCTCGCAGGAGTGTGTTGGCTATGGCGTTGATGGCCACCACCAGGGGATAGAGCACCAGCAGAAGGGGTCGAAGAACCGGAGCGGCCACAAAAGCCAGGCGCTCCGGATAGGTGGCGGCCATGGTCTTGGGAGCGAGCTCGGAGAAGATCAGGACCACCACCGTGAGAATGATGGTGGAGAGGAAGAGCCCGGCCTCCCCCATTAGCCGCAGGGCGATGATGGAAGAGACACTCGCCGCGGCGATGTTGACGAAGTTGTTGCCCAGCAGAATCACGCCGATCAGGCGATCCGGACGCTCCAGCAGCTTGGAGGCGATACGGGCGCCCCGGTGCCCCTGATCCGCCCGATGGCGGAGGCGGTACTTGTTCAGGGCCATCATGGCCGTCTCGGAGCCCGAGAAAAATCCGGACAGGGCCAGCAGGATGCCCAGCAGTACGAAAAGGGTGCCCAGAGAGGTGTTCATGGACGGAGGGCGGCCTGTTTAGGCCCTGAGCTCGAGAATGAAGCGGACGCCGAAATAGGCGAGGATGAGCAGTCCGTAGCCGGAGAGGGTCCAGCGGACCGCCGTGCGGCCCCGCCATCCGTAGTGGTTGTGGCCCCAGAGGAGCAGTCCGAAGACCGCCCAGGCGATCAGGCTGAGCACGGTCTTGTGGTCGAAGGTGAAGGGCTGTCCGAAGATCTGCTCGGAGAAGACCGCGCCGCTCAAGACCACCAGGGTCAGCAGGCCGAAGCCGATGCGCAGCAGGTGGAAGAGCAGCCGCTCCATGGGCTGCATGGGGGGCAGTATGCGGCTCATGAGCCCCATGCGCTTGCGACGCAGGTGGCCCTCCTGGCAGCCGAGCAGCCCCGCCTGGACGGCGGCCATGGTTAGGGTGCCGTAGGCGAGCAGGGAGAGCACCAGGTGGCCGAGCAGCGCCGGCTGGTCCACCTCGATGCGAAGGGCGGTCCCGGTGGGCGCGAAGGCCTCCACCAGCAGCACGACGGCGGCCAGGGGAAACAGGATCAGGCCCAGGAGCTCCACCTTCAGAAACAGGATGGCCAGCAGGAACTGGAGCACCACCAGCCAGGTGAACAGGGACAGGGCATAGCTCAGATCCAGGTTCAGATGGTCGCCCGCCAGAACCTCCGCGGCAACGCCCACGGAATGGAGGACCAGGGCGCTACCGCCCAGCCAGAGGGCGGGTGCCAGGGAATGCTCGCCCCGTCTCCGGATGGTCGTCCACTCCTGCGCGGCCGCGCCGCCATACAGAAGCGCCGAAAGGATCTGCAGCCAGAAGATGACCGCTGTGCTCATGGGATTCGGTTACGCGATTTGGCCGGTGGCCGGTTCAGGGCGGCTTTGCCCGCAACCGGATCATTGGTTCCTGGATAGATCCACCGTAAAATACGACGGTTTACGCATGAACTCAAATACGGAAAACGGCCAAGACCATGTTTGAAAATCTTTCCGACCGGCTACAGGGCGTATTCAAGGACCTCAAGGGCCAGGGCAAGCTCACGGAGAATAATATCTCCGACGCCCTTCGGCAGGTGCGCATCGCCCTCCTGGAGGCGGATGTCTCATTGCCGGTGGCGAAGGCCTTCATCGATCGGGTCAGGGAGCGCGCGGTCGGTCAGGAGGTGCTCAACAGCCTCACGCCCGGACAGGCCGTGGTGGGTGTTGTCAAGGAGGAGCTGGAGCATCTGCTCGGCGACGAGAACGACAGCCTGAACCTCGCGGTTCGACCGCCGGCCGTTGTCCTCATGGCGGGACTGCAGGGCTCGGGCAAGACCACCACCGTGGCCAAGCTGGCCCGTTTCCTGCGCGAGCGGGAGAAGAAGAGCGTGGTCGTGACCAGCGCCGACATCTACCGGCCGGCCGCCATCGACCAGCTGGAAACCCTCTCCGGTGAGGTGGGGGCCGCCTTCGTTCCCAGCCAGAGTACCGAGGATCCGAAGGTCATCGCCGAGCGGGCTTTGGAAGAGGCGCGTATCCGCAGCGCCGACGTCGTGATCGTGGATACGGCGGGCCGGCTCCATATCGATGAGGACCTCATGGAGGAGATCCAGGGCCTGCAGCAGACCCTGGAGCCCGCCGAGACCCTTCTCGTGGCCGATGCCATGACCGGTCAGGACGCCGTGCAGACCGCCGAGGCCTTCAATGACGCCCTGGACCTTACCGGTGTGGTGCTGACCAAGACCGACGGCGACGCCCGCGGCGGCGCGGCGCTGTCCATCCGACACGTTACGGGCAAGCCCATCAAGTTCCTGGGTGTGGGCGAGAAGACCGAGGCCCTGGAGCCGTTTCACCCGGACCGTCTGGCCTCCCGGATCCTCGGCATGGGCGACGTGCTTTCCCTGGTGGAGGAAGCGCAGCGGACGGCCGACCAGGACCAGGCGGAAAAGCTCGAGAAGCAGCTGAAATCGGGCAAGGGCATGAGCCTCGCCGACTTCCAGGATCAGCTCCAGCAGATCAAGCGCATGGGTGGTCTGGGCAGCATCCTGGACAAGCTGCCCGGCGGAGAGAAGCTGGCCGGGGGCATGGCCGGGTTCGACGAGAGCCAGATCACCCGCATGGACGCCATCATCAATTCCATGACCCCCTGGGAGCGCCGCCATTCCGACGCCATCAAGGCGAGCCGGAAGCGCCGCATCGCCAGCGGGAGCGGCACCTCCGTACAGGAGGTGAACCGCCTGCTCAAGCAGTTCGCGCAGATGCAGAAGGCCATGAAGCAGATGAAGAAGAAGGGCGGAATGAAGAAGATGATGGCCCAGATGGGCGGCAAAATGGGCGATCAGGACTTTCCGTTCTAGCCAAAATCCGGTATATTTCCGCGTTTTCACAAGGTCCGAAGCAGTTCCTCAGGAGTCGAGACTCTATGGTCACTATCCGTTTTGCCCGCGGGGGCGCCAAGAAGCGGCCCTTCTACCAGATCGTTGTCACCGAGCATTCCAGCCCGCGCGATGGCGACTTCATCGAGAGGCTCGGCTACTATAACCCGACCTCCAAGTCCAAGGACTACAAGCTGGACGTGGAGCGGACCAAGGTGTGGCTGGACCAGGGCGCCCAGGTCTCCGGATCCGTGAAGGGACTGCTGCGCAAGGAAGGCCTGACCACCGCGTAGGCCGGTTATGGCGCAGTCCCGAACCCCCGCGCGGCGCCCGAATGCCGAAACGGAGTGGGTAACGGTCGGCCGCATCCATGGGCTGTACGGCGTCCATGGCGGTGTCCGCCTCTATTCATACCTGGACCGGCCGGGAGATCTTCTGCGGTTCGATTATCTCTGGCTGCTGCTCGGGGAAGGTCGAGATTGCCGGAAGATTTCCGAGCGCGAGGCCAAAGGGGCGCGGCTGGTGGCCCGGATCGAAGGAGTGGACGGCCGCGAGGCGGCCCGGGAGCTTCTGGGCACGCCCCTTCAGCTGCCCCGCGAAGCCCTGGGGGAAGAAGAGCCCGGGGAATATCTCTGGGTCGATCTCCTGGGGCTCGCCGTGGAAACGCTGGACGGGGCTCCGTTGGGCGAAGTGGACAGCCTGATCGAGACGGGAGCCAACGACGTGCTGGTGGTGGCGGGCTCCGACCGGGAGCGGCTGATTCCCTTCACGGAGGAGGCGGTGCCCGAGGTGGATCCGGCCCGGGGACTGATTCGGGTGGATTGGGACCCTGATTTCTAGCCCTGCGGAGCCACGGTGCATTTCCACGTCCTGACGCTGTTCCCCGGGCTGTTCGAGGCGGCCCTTTCCTACGGGGTCCTCGGGCGGGCCCGGGAGCAGGGCCGGCTCGGCTTCGACTTCACCGATATCCGGGATTTTTCCCGGGACCGGCACCGTACGGTGGATGACCGGCCCTTCGGTGGCGGGCCCGGCATGGTCATGCAGCCGCAAGTGGTTTCCGATGCCGTCGACCACGCCCGGGCCGGTATGCCGGAGGACGCGCCCGTCATTTACCTATCGCCGCAGGGGGCGTCCCTCGATCACCGGAAGGTGGCCGAGCTGGCGGAGCTTCCCGGCCTTACCCTGCTCTGTGGGCGATATGAGGGAATCGACGAGCGCGCCCTGGAAGGCCGGGTTGACCAGGAGCTTTCCGTGGGCGACTACGTGCTCTCGGGCGGCGAGTTCGCGGCGCTGGTGGTGATCGACGCCGTGGCCCGATTGCAGCCCGAGGTGCTGGGGGAGCCCGCCTCCGCGGAAGAGGACAGCTTCGTGGAGGGCCTGCTGGACTGCCCGCACTATACCCGTCCGCAGCGCTTTGAGGGACGGGAGGTCCCCGAGGTGCTGCTTTCGGGAGATCATGCCCGTATCCGGCAGTGGCGGCGACAGCAGGCCCTGGGCCGGACCTGGGAGCGCCGTCCGGACCTGCTGCGGGAGCGCGGGCTTACATCCCGGGAACGGGATCTGCTGACCGAGTACATACGGGAGAACGGCGGCGATGCGCTGCTCCTCCGGGAGCTTGCAGTCCGGGAAGACTGACCGGCGCCGGCTCTCCCACCCGAATCGTTTTGGCCCGAATCCAGGAAGGGAGCAAGGACCATGTCCGACATCATCCAAGAACTTGAGCGCGAGCAGATGAAGACCGATATCCCCGATTTCGGTCCCGGGGACACCGTCCGGGTGCACACCCGGGTCGTGGAAGGGAGCCGGGAGCGGGTGCAGGCCTTCGAGGGCGTGGTCCTGGCCTACCGCAAGCGCGGCCTCCATTCCGCCATCACCGTCCGCAAGGTTTCCTACGGCGAGCCCGTGGAGCGGGTATTCCCCCTGCACTCGCCGCGTATCGAGAAGATCGAGGTGCAGCGCCGCGGCCGTGTCCGGCAGGCCAAGCTGTACTACCTGCGCGAGCGCGAGGGCAAGGCGGCCCGCATCCCGGAAAAACGCACCGCGAAGTAAGCGAGCGGGGATGTGATGAGCCTGCACCCGAAACGGGAGCTAGCCGTTCTGCGAGGCAGCCCGGCGGGAATACGGCCAGGAAACGCGGAGGCGATCCCTCCGCGTTTTTTTGTGGCTGCGCTGTCGTTGTTGATACTCCTGATAGGGGGTCCGGGAAAGCTGGCCGAGGCCGCGGACCTGGAGGCGGCGGCCAGCCAGCTCGCCGCCGGTGCCGGAGGCTTGGCCCTGGACACCTTGTCCCGGGACCCCCCGGAGCCCGATACACAGACCTGGGAGCAATGGGCCCGTCTCCGGGTCCGGGCCCTGGAGCTACAGGGCCGTCGGCGGGAAGTGGTGGCGCTCGCCGGAGCGATTCCGGACGCGGCTTCGGAGGCATACCGGCAATGGGTAGGGCATCGGGCCGCCGAGGCGGAGCTGGATCTGGGCAGGCCTGCCGAAGCCCGGAAGCGCCTGGTGCGTCTGATCGCCGGCTACCCCGCGGCCGAGGCGCTTCGATCCTGGCTGCGCCTTGTTTACCGGAGCTATGCGGAGGCGGGGCACTGGCAGGACGCCATGCTGGCGGTTCGGCGGTATCGACGCGGCCGGGAAAAGGGTGCGTTCGAAGCTTCCGAGCAGGTGGAGCAGGCACGGATCTTCTTGCGGGGCGGCGCGAGGGAAACCGCCTTGAGCATTCTCGGCGAATCCGCGGAGAGTGCTGAAGCGCGTCAGCTCCGCATCCGCATCCTCGGGGAGCTGGGCCGGCGCCGGCAGGCTTACGAGGAGGCCCGGATCTGGGCGAAGGAGGCCCGAGGCGGCGAAGCCGCCCGGGCCTGGAGCGCCGTGGCCGGCATCGCCGCACGCAGGGGCGAGGAGCGGGCGCACCTCCAGGCGCTGGAAAAGGTCTTGGAGAGCGGCCGGGGCGTCGCGCATTCCCGGCCCGTCGAGCGAACCTGGGAGGCCTACCTGCAGCTCGGGGAATCGCTCGGCAACGAGGCGGGCCTCCTGGTGGGGGAGGACCGCAAATGGATAGAGCGCGCCCGCTCGGCGGGCGGGGTCGGAAGGCGGGCGCTCCTCGCCTCGGTATCCCTGCTGGGCCGGTCCCGGGAGGCCCGCAATCGGGCCCGGATCGGACTGGTGAAGGCCCTCGGGGCGGCCGGACTGGAACGCACGGCATTCCGGTTATTCCGGGAAGGACCCGCCTTCCAGGAAGAAGGGGCGCTGTCCCCCCTGCTGCGCGTGCATCTCGGTCGGTTGGCCCTTGCCGAGGAGCACTATGAACAGGCATTGGCCTGGATGGCCGGGATCGAGGCCCTTCCCGAGGGCGTCAAGGCGGCGCCATGGCGGTTGACCCGGGCGCGCCTCCGCATCAAGCTCGGCCGTTTCAAGGCGGGCACGGAGGACCTGCGGGCCATACTGGAGGATCCCGGCCCGCTTGAGGACGCCGGTTTCCGGGAGCATTTCCTGCAGGTGGTCTTCGACCTTCAGCAGGCGGACCACTCCCGGGCCGCCCTCGGCATATTCCGCGGCGTGTACGCGGCGGTGAAGGACCAGCAAGCCCGCCGGGAGCTGCTATTCTGGATGGGCGAGTGCCGCGAGGCGCTGGGGGACCATCGCGGGGCGGCGGCCCTGTTTCTGCGATCCGCCGCCCATCCCCCCGGCGGCATCGAGGACCGCTGGGGAAGGACGGCGCGATTCCAGGCCGCCCGCTCCCTGGAGCAGACCGACTACGCCCAGGATGCCCGGCATCTCTACCGCAAGCTTCTGGGTGCCGGCTCTGCCAGTCAGGATATGGCCGTCAGGCGGCGATTGAATCGTCTTGGGACGGGATCCATTGAACAAGCAGGAAAGCCCTGAGCGCGGGCTGATCATGCGCACGCCGGCCGGACCGCTGGCCATCCAGGGCGGACCGCGGGGGATAACCCGGGTTCGCTGGGCCTCCGACGGCATAGACGAGGACTTCCGGGAGCCGACAAGCCCGGCCCTGGAGCGTGCTCGGGCGGCCTTGCTGGCTTACTTCGCGGATCCGCGACAGCCACGCCTCGAAGTCCCCCTGGCCCCGTACCGGGCCACCTCTTTCCAGTGGCGGGTCTGGTGGGCAATGCGCCGGATCCCGCCCGGGAGCACCGTGACGTATGGGGAGCTCGCCCGCTGGCTCGGCAGCTCGCCCCGGGCGGTGGGCAACGCAGCGGGAGCCAATCCCTGGCCGCTGATCGTTCCGTGCCATAGGGTGGTGAGTCGCAATGGCCTTGGCGGGTACATGCGGGGCAGCGCCGGTGGAGAGGGGCTCCGGATCAAGCGGTGGCTCCTGGCATGGGAGGGATGGGAAGGGACCGGGGAGTATGGCTGAGCAGGACGGTCCGGCGTCGGAGCGGGGCTCGGAGCTTGTGGATAGGTTCCTGGACCGTCTGTGGCTGGAGGCCGGCCTCTCCGACAATACCCTGGCGGCGTATCGGCGGGACCTGCAGCGGTTCGGCGGGTGGCTGGGAGAGCAGGTGCCTCTGGATGACGTGGTCCGGGAGCAGGTGCTCGGCTTTCTGGCTGCCCAGATGCGCCGGGGCGCCAAGCCGCGCACCATCGCCCGCCAGCTGTCCACCTTGCGGCGATTCTTCCGGTTCCTCCTGGAGGAGGGCCGGTTGGCCGACGACCCCTGCCGGGAGGTGGAGGCCCCGCGCCTCGACGCCCGCCTTCCCGATACCCTGACGGAGTCAGAGGTGGAAGCCCTCCTGAACGCCCCCGATGCGGGGGATCCCCTGGGCATGCGGGACCGCACCATGCTGGAGGTGATGTACGCTACCGGCCTGCGGGTTTCGGAGCTGGTGGGGCTGCCGCTGGGCCAGTACCGGCAGGATGCCGGCTATGTGCTGGTGACGGGGAAGGGCGGAAAGCAGCGTCTGGTTCCCCTCGGGGAGGAGGCGCTGGGCTGGCTGGCCCGTTATCTGGAACATGCCCGGCCCGTGCTTTTGGAGGGAAGGGCCAGCGACCGGGTCTTCGTTTCCCGGCGCGGCAGTGGTCTGACCCGGCAGGCAGTCTGGTACCGCATCCGCAAGTACGCCGAGGAGCTGGGGATCGAAAAGCCGCTGTCCCCGCATACCCTTCGCCACTCCTTCGCGACGCACCTGCTGAACCACGGCATGGATCTGCGGTCTCTACAGATGTTGCTGGGCCACAGCGACCTGTCCACCACCCAGATCTACACGCATGTGGCCCGGGAGCGACTCAAGTCGCTCCATGCCAGTCACCACCCGCGCGGCTGAGCACAAAAAAGCCCCGGCGGCTGCCGGGGCGAAAAGCGCGGAATTTGGCGCTCCCAAGGGGACTCGAACCCCTGTTTTCGGCGTGAGAGGCCGACGTCCTAGACCACTAGACGATGGGAGCGTCGAAATCAAAACGAAAGTATAGTAGGAAACGTGAGGTGGTTCAAGCCTTTCCTGAATGCCGTAAGGGGAGGGCCGCTGAGATTTTACGTTTCCCCTTCGCTCGGCTACCCTTTTGACCATGACATATGTGCCCCATCCAGAAAATTCGGATGCGCCTATTGAGTCACGGATGACCCAGAGCTCTGCCGCCGATCCCCGGAGCGAGAACCATGAGGGCGGTGCCCGGATCATCTCGCGCCCGGAGCACGGAGTCTCCCGCCAGCAGATCTGCCCCAATGCGCTCAAGGTGCTCTACCGTTTGCACAGCCAGGGCTATGGCGCCTACTTGGTGGGCGGCAGCGTCCGGGATCTCCTCCTGGGCCGGGAGCCCAAGGATTTCGACATCGCCACCGACGCCCGCCCCGAGGAGGTGGCGGAAGTGTTCCGGAACTGTCGGCTAATCGGACGGCGCTTCCGGCTCGCCCATGTACACTTCAAGGGCGATATCGTCGAGGTGGCGACCTTCCGCGGTTCGGGAACCGACCCCGACGGCCAGGACAAGGTCCGGACCGAGGACGGCCTTATCCTCCGCGACAACGTCTACGGGACCCTGGAAGAGGATGTGTTCCGCCGCGATTTCACGGTGAACGCCCTCTACTACAACATCGCCGATTTCTCCGTGGTGGACTACGTGGGTGGCCTGGAGGATCTGCGTGCCGGTCGGATGCGCCTCATCGGGGATCCGGAGACGCGCTACTGCGAGGACCCGGTCCGCATGCTGCGGGCGGTGCGCTTCGCGGCCAAGCTTGGCTTCTTCATCGATGCCGGTACGGCCGCGCCCATCACCCAGCTGAGCCATCTGCTGGAGGACGTGCCGGCCGCGCGCCTGTTCGAGGAAGTCAACAAGCTCTTCCTCTCCGGGACCAGCGTTGCCGCCTACCAGCTCCTGCGCCGCTTCCGGCTCTTCGAGTGGGTCTTTCCGGAGACCGCCGCCCTCCTGGGAGAGGAAGAGAACAATTTCCCCCATACCTTCCTGACCCAGGTTTTCGAGGATACGGACCGGCGGGTCCGGGAAGACCTGCCGGTAACCCCCGCTTTTTTGTTCGCCGCTCTCCTTTGGCATCCGCTGGAACGGGAGCGGCGGCTGCTGGAGGAGGAGGAGGGGTATTCGCCGGAGGATGCCCTCCAGAAGGGTACCGGCCGGGTGCTACGGAGGCAGACCCGCCAGGTGGCCCTTCCCAAGCGGTTCGCCGAGGGCGTGCGGGAGATCTGGGCCCTTCAGGGGCGCCTGGAACGCTCCCGTGGCAAGCGGGCCCTGCGGCTGCTCGGCCATCCCCGCTTCCGGGCCGGCTTCGATTTTCTGGCTCTGCGCGGCCGCTCCGGCGAGGCCGATCCGGAGCTGGTGCAGTGGTGGAAGGACCTGCTCGACGCCCCTTCTTCCAAGCGGTCCAAACTGGTAGGTATCAAGGGCGGCGGCCAGGGCCGCAGCAACGACAAGCAATCCGCCTGAATTTCCCCGCCGGGGGAGTGCCGTGAACCGCCAAACTCCGGTAGCGGTGGTCACCAGTCACCCCAATGCCGACCTCGATGCCCTGGGCTCCATGGTAGCGGCCGGCCATTTGGTGTCCGGGGCGGTTCCGGTGCTCGCCCAGGGCGCCGAACCGGCGGCGAACTGGCTGCTGCGCCACCTGGGTGACCAGGCTCCGCGGGTCCTGGACGCACGGGAGGTGGATGCCCGCGCGGTGGAAACCCTGGTGGTGGTGGATACCCGGGACCTGACACACCTGGGGCCCTTCTCCGAAATCGCCCGGGATCCCCGGCGGCGCCTGCTGGTGTACGATCATCACGGCGATGGCGCGCTCCCGGAGCACGCCGAGCTGATCGCCTCGCGGACCGGCTCCAACACCGCCGGCATGGTGGCTGCGCTGATCCGGAACGGCGTGCGTCTGACCCCGGCGGAGGCCACCGTGCTGGCGGCCGGCGTCTATGAAGACACCGGGATGCTCACCTTCGCGGGGGTGACCGACACCGATTTCGAGGCCGCCCGCTGGCTCCTGGATCAGGGGGCCGATCTCTCCCTGGTGGGGCGGCTCCTTCGCCAGGACCTTTCTCCCGCTCAGATCCATCTCCTCGATCAGCTGCTCGAGGCCGCCGAGCCGGTCAGCGGGCTCCGGCACGCCGTTCTCCTGGGCGCCGTGGCGGATCCGGGGGCGGTCCAGGATGCCGCCAACGTGGTGCAGCGGCTCATGGACAGCGTCGAGGCCGAGGCCTTTTTCGCCCTCATTCAGCAGGGGGCGCGGGTATTCGTCATCGCCCGAGCCCATCCGGGTGGCCCGGATGTGGGCCAGATTCTCGGGGAGCTGGGGGGAGGCGGCCACGGCCATGCCGCATCCGCCTCCCTGCCGGGTGTGCCCCTGGCGGAGGTCCGGGAGCAACTGGTGGAGGTGCTGACCCGGTTCCATGGACACCCGCAGACCGTGGGGGCCCTTGCCACCCGGCAGGTGCATTCGCTCCAGGGAGACCGGACCGTGACCGAGGCAGCGGAGCGCCTCGGCCGCTACCCTCTGGCCCGGATGCCGGTGGTGGATGATAACGGGCGTCCGATGGGCTGGGTGGATCAGACCATGCTTGCCCGGGCCCGGGCACACGGACTGGGGGAACAGCCCCTGGCGGAATACGTGGCGCCCCTGCCGGCCCTCGATCCCGATGAATCGATCCATGCCGCCGAGGGATGGATCCTCGACCGCGATTATCCGCTGGTGGCCGTGGTGGAGGAGGGCCGATTGGCGGGGATCCTGACGCGCTCGGACCTGATCCGCAATTGGCGGGAGGAGAGTCCGGAGCTTCCCGATCCGCTTCCGGCCGGGGAGCATGCCGGCAGCCGGCGCAACCTTTCCGGCCGAATGCGGGAAATGCTGCCGCGGGATGCAGTGACCGCCCTGGAGCGCCTCGGCGGGCTGGCCGCGGAGGCGGGGGAGCGGGCCTTTCTGGTGGGCGGTCTGGTACGGGATATCATACTGCACCGGCGCAACACCGATGTGGATGTGGTGGTGGAAGGCGCCGCCATCGATCTGGGCAACCGGTTCGCCCGGGAATACGGCTGGCACCTGCACGCCCACCAGCGGTTCGGGACCGCCGTGCTCCTCGGCCCGGAAGGGGAGCGCATCGACCTGGCCACCTCGCGCATCGAGCATTACCCCTACCCCGCGGCGCTGCCGGAGGTGGAGGCTGGCTCCATCAAGGCGGATCTGTTCCGCCGGGATTTCACCATTAACGCGCTCGCCGTGGAATTGGACGGGACGCGGTTCGGCCGGCTCCTGGACCTGTTCGGGGGGCTACAGGACATCCGCCAGGGAACGATCCGCGTGCTGCACAGCCTCTCCTTCGTGGAGGATCCCACCCGCATCCTGCGGGCCGCCCGCTTCGAGGCGGAGCTGGCGTTCCAGATCGACGCCCAGAGCCTGCGGCTGATCCGCAATGCGGTGGACCTTGAGCTGCCGGCCCGTCTTTCCGGGCACCGGTTGTTCCGGGAGCTGCGCTATCTTCTCGAGGCGGGGGGCGCAGTTGAAGGGGTCCGGCGGCTGGCTGGGCTCGGCATGCTCCGCTTCGTCCATCCCGCGTTGGAGGCTGAACGCGATGGGGCGGTGGAACGGGTGGAAGCGGGCCGGGACGTGCTGGATTGGTACCGGTTGCTTTTCCGGGAGGAAGCCCCCGTGCGCTGGAAGGTATTGCTTACCCTCCTGCTCTGGAAGCTCCCGCCCGAGGAGCTCGGGGATGCCCTGACGGGGTTCGAGGTGCGGTCGCGGGATGCCCATCGGATAACGGGGGACCGCAGGCGTGCCGACCGTTTCGAGCAAGCGGTCATCGGCGGCGCGGTGCGCGGCGAGGATCCGGCGGGGGTCTTCGAGCACCTGGAGCGGATTTCCCTGGAAATCGTGCTGGCCTTGATGGCGGTTACCGGACACGCCGGCGTCCGGGAGGCCATCAGCCATTACATCCAGCATTTGCGGGGGATACGAGGTGCCTTGAGCGGATCGGACCTCATCGAGCTGGGGGTGCCCCAGGGGCCGGAAGTGGGGCGCTGGCTGGAGCGTCTCGTGCGGGCCCGGGTTCGCGGGGAAGTGAACAGCGCCGAAGAGGAGCGGGAATTGGTGGTACGCACGGAAGGGCCGGTAAATGAGTGAGATATTCGTGGGACTCGGCAGCAATCAGGGGGATTCCCGGACCATCCTGCAGCAGGGACTGGCGCGCCTGGCGGAGGTGGTGCCGGGGAAATTGGCCCGCGTGAGCGGACTTTACCGGACGGGGCCCGTGGGCTACACTCAGCAGCCGGATTTTCTCAACGCCGTGGCCCTGTTCCACGGGGAGCCGCTGCCCGAGCAATGGCTGCAGCGGCTTTTGGACGTTGAAGCCGAGCTCGGCCGCCGCCGGGACGGGCCGAGATGGGGTCCGCGCAGTCTGGACCTGGACCTGTTGGCGGTGGATGACCGAACCTTGGAAACCGCCCATCTACTCCTCCCCCATCCTCGACTTAGCGAGCGCCGTTTCGTTCTGGTCCCCTGGGCAGAGATCGCTCCCGATTTCCGGCTTCCGGACGGTGAGCGCATCCGCGACCTGGAGCGGGCCTGCCCCGACGAGGGGCGCGTGGAGCTGGTAGAAGGGTCCGAATGGGCCGCAATTAGCCCGGAGAATGATCAAGCAT from Thiohalorhabdus sp. Cl-TMA includes the following:
- a CDS encoding CBS domain-containing protein is translated as MNRQTPVAVVTSHPNADLDALGSMVAAGHLVSGAVPVLAQGAEPAANWLLRHLGDQAPRVLDAREVDARAVETLVVVDTRDLTHLGPFSEIARDPRRRLLVYDHHGDGALPEHAELIASRTGSNTAGMVAALIRNGVRLTPAEATVLAAGVYEDTGMLTFAGVTDTDFEAARWLLDQGADLSLVGRLLRQDLSPAQIHLLDQLLEAAEPVSGLRHAVLLGAVADPGAVQDAANVVQRLMDSVEAEAFFALIQQGARVFVIARAHPGGPDVGQILGELGGGGHGHAASASLPGVPLAEVREQLVEVLTRFHGHPQTVGALATRQVHSLQGDRTVTEAAERLGRYPLARMPVVDDNGRPMGWVDQTMLARARAHGLGEQPLAEYVAPLPALDPDESIHAAEGWILDRDYPLVAVVEEGRLAGILTRSDLIRNWREESPELPDPLPAGEHAGSRRNLSGRMREMLPRDAVTALERLGGLAAEAGERAFLVGGLVRDIILHRRNTDVDVVVEGAAIDLGNRFAREYGWHLHAHQRFGTAVLLGPEGERIDLATSRIEHYPYPAALPEVEAGSIKADLFRRDFTINALAVELDGTRFGRLLDLFGGLQDIRQGTIRVLHSLSFVEDPTRILRAARFEAELAFQIDAQSLRLIRNAVDLELPARLSGHRLFRELRYLLEAGGAVEGVRRLAGLGMLRFVHPALEAERDGAVERVEAGRDVLDWYRLLFREEAPVRWKVLLTLLLWKLPPEELGDALTGFEVRSRDAHRITGDRRRADRFEQAVIGGAVRGEDPAGVFEHLERISLEIVLALMAVTGHAGVREAISHYIQHLRGIRGALSGSDLIELGVPQGPEVGRWLERLVRARVRGEVNSAEEERELVVRTEGPVNE
- the folK gene encoding 2-amino-4-hydroxy-6-hydroxymethyldihydropteridine diphosphokinase, which produces MSEIFVGLGSNQGDSRTILQQGLARLAEVVPGKLARVSGLYRTGPVGYTQQPDFLNAVALFHGEPLPEQWLQRLLDVEAELGRRRDGPRWGPRSLDLDLLAVDDRTLETAHLLLPHPRLSERRFVLVPWAEIAPDFRLPDGERIRDLERACPDEGRVELVEGSEWAAISPENDQA
- the pcnB gene encoding polynucleotide adenylyltransferase PcnB, which produces MTQSSAADPRSENHEGGARIISRPEHGVSRQQICPNALKVLYRLHSQGYGAYLVGGSVRDLLLGREPKDFDIATDARPEEVAEVFRNCRLIGRRFRLAHVHFKGDIVEVATFRGSGTDPDGQDKVRTEDGLILRDNVYGTLEEDVFRRDFTVNALYYNIADFSVVDYVGGLEDLRAGRMRLIGDPETRYCEDPVRMLRAVRFAAKLGFFIDAGTAAPITQLSHLLEDVPAARLFEEVNKLFLSGTSVAAYQLLRRFRLFEWVFPETAALLGEEENNFPHTFLTQVFEDTDRRVREDLPVTPAFLFAALLWHPLERERRLLEEEEGYSPEDALQKGTGRVLRRQTRQVALPKRFAEGVREIWALQGRLERSRGKRALRLLGHPRFRAGFDFLALRGRSGEADPELVQWWKDLLDAPSSKRSKLVGIKGGGQGRSNDKQSA
- the xerD gene encoding site-specific tyrosine recombinase XerD produces the protein MAEQDGPASERGSELVDRFLDRLWLEAGLSDNTLAAYRRDLQRFGGWLGEQVPLDDVVREQVLGFLAAQMRRGAKPRTIARQLSTLRRFFRFLLEEGRLADDPCREVEAPRLDARLPDTLTESEVEALLNAPDAGDPLGMRDRTMLEVMYATGLRVSELVGLPLGQYRQDAGYVLVTGKGGKQRLVPLGEEALGWLARYLEHARPVLLEGRASDRVFVSRRGSGLTRQAVWYRIRKYAEELGIEKPLSPHTLRHSFATHLLNHGMDLRSLQMLLGHSDLSTTQIYTHVARERLKSLHASHHPRG